TGCAGAACCTGCGCACCGCCTACGAGCGCACCCTGAAGGTCGGCTCTGCCAGCCAGAAGGACATGTCTCAGCAGGACTATGAGCTGTACGGTACCTATATCCCGTTCAGCATGGCAATCTGCCACACCATCAACCACAAGTCCGGCATGGATCATACCACCTACGCCCACACCGGTGCCATGGTGAACGTCTACGCCAACGGCGTGGGTGCGGAGAAGTTCGGCGGCGTGTTCGACAACACCGAGATCTTCCACAAGCTGGCAGACCTGACCAAGGTCAAGTAAAGCTTCACTAGACTGATCTTCCACATTTTTCCCGGATAAAATAAAACCTCCCTGCTCTGGAACCGCAGCGACTGCGGCCGGGCAGGGAGGTTTTGCGTTGATTATGCTGTTTGCCTTTGCGGCTCCGCGGGTGAAAAAACAAATCGGGAAAGTCCGCAGACTTTCCCGATTTGTAATTTAGAAAATGATTCCGCTGAATATGGCCAGAGCAAAGCGGAGGCCATTCAAAATTTAATTGTTGATCTCCGGGAAGCCCTCCAGCTTGCTGGTGCAGTGGGGGCAGCGCACCGCCTTGATGGAAATCTCGCTCTGGCAGTAGGGACACACCTTGGTGGTGGGCTCTGCGGGAGCTTCCGGCTCAGCAGGCTTCTTGTGCAGGGCGTTGATGGTCTTGATGACCACGAACAGCACGAATGCTACGATGAGGAAGTTAATGATGGCATTGATGAAGGAACCAATGCCGATCATCACATCGCCCACATGGATGCCGACGTCCGAGAAATCGGCGTTGAAAAACAGGCCGATGGCGGGGTTGATGATGTCGTTCACCAGTGAGTTGACGATGGCGGTAAAGGCACCGCCGATCACAACGCCGACTGCCATATCCAGCACATTGCCGCGCATGGCAAAGGCCTTGAACTCTTCAAAAAACTTTTTGATGCCTTTCACTTCTTTTTCTGCCATAAGAAAATCCACTCCTTTACTCCCTTTATGCCGCAAGGGAACGTATTTGCGTCTATGATAGCGGATTTTTGGCGTGATTGCAAGGGAAAATGACAGCCTCAGCCCTCTTTTGGCAAAAAATAAAACGGGAAAGCCCGCAGACTTTCCCGTTTTGCAAGGATGAAACAGTTTTTAATTTTCCGGTGCAGTAAAAGCGATGGGGGTAGCACCTGCAGCGGCATCCACACTCAGCAGGGAGATGGGAGCGACCTCGTAGTGCAGGGTCTCAAAGCTCTGGGTCTGGCCGTCCTCGGTGGTGAACTCCAGAATGTAGGTCACGTCGGACTGCTTGTCGGCCTCCACGTCGCGGGTGATGACGATGTTCTCGCCGTCAGCCAGACCGTTCTCGCCGGCCAGATTGTCGCCCTTCTCGTCGCTGCCTGCATCGTACAGGTACAGCTCGGTGACGGTAGAACCGGTGGTGTTGTACACAGTGTACTCAGCGGTGGTGGGCTCAGCTGCTTCGCTGGAAGCAGCCTCAGAGCTTGCAGCCTCGGAAGAAGCGGCAGCAGAAGAAGCCACAGAAGAGGAAGCGGCGGTGGAGGATGCAGAAGAACCGCAGGCGGTCATGCCAACAGCCAGTGCTGCAGCGGCAGCAACGATCGCAATGTTCTTGAGTTTCATGTGAAATATACTCCTTTGAAATTTCTTCGTATTCAGATCAACCAACAGGGTGTGATGGATGATGAAGACGATTATACGGGAATTTCGACAAAAAATCAAGACGCCTATGTGCATTTTGAACGATAAAACAGGAATTGTTACCAATTTGACATGAAATTGGAACATTTTAACATGAGCTGACATGAAGCAAAGTTTTGTAGGAAAGGCCGCTTGCCGCTTTGTAAAAAGACAGCCCCATGCAGACTTTGGCCTGCACAGAGCTGTCTGGTCGGAAGGTTGAAGAAGACGCAGTGCCCAAATGGCTTTACTTGGGCTGGCGGCCGATGTAAGCCAGAATGCCGCCGTCGGCGTACAGGATCTGGCCGTTCACAAAGTCGGAAGCGTGGCTTGCAAGGAACACGCAGGGGCCCACCATGTCGTCCGGCTCACCCCAGCGGCCTGCGGGGGTCTTGGCGGTGATGAACTGGTCGAAAGGGTGGCGGCTGCCGTCCGGCTGCACCTCCCGCAGAGGTGCGGTCTGGGCGGTGGCAATGTAGCCGGGGCCCATGCCGTTGCACTGGATGTTGTACTCGCCGTACTCGGAAGCGATGTTCTTGGTGAGCATCTTCAGTGCACCCTTGGCGGCAGCGTAGGCGGAGACGGTCTCGCGGCCCAGTTCGCTCATCATGGAGCAGATGTTGATGATCTTGCCCTCGCGCTTTTCCATCATGTCCGGCAGAACGGCCTTGGAGCAGTTGAAGGCACCGCCTACATGCACATCGATGACCCGCATAAAGTCGGCGTGGCTCATCTCGATCATGGGCACGCGCTTCATCAGGCCGGCATTGTTTACCAGAATGTCCACAGGGCCGACCTCGGCCTTGATCTTTGCAACCATGGCGTTCACAGCGTCCTCATCGGACACGTCGGCCACATAGCCGTGTGCGTCGATGCCGGCTGCCTTGTATGCTGCAAGGCCCTTTTCAAGGCTTGCTTCGGAAGAGCAGTTGAAGCAGATGGCGGCACCGCACTTGGCCATGCCTTCGGCGATGGAAAAACCGATGCCGTGGGCACCGCCGGTGATCAGAGCCACCTTGCCCTGCAGGTTGAAAGCGGAAAGATCCATGATTTTCTCCTTCTCAAGTTAAATTTTTAGCAAAAAGCCCCGTACCGGTGGACCCGGTACGGGGCTTGTGTATGGTGCTTTTTAGCGCAGGTCAGTGGTAGCGATGTTGTCCATGTCGTCAAACTCCATGTTCTCGCCGCCCATTGCCCAGATAAACGTATAGTTCGAGGTGCCTACGCCGCTGTGAATGCTCCAAGAAGGGCTGATGACAGCATCCTCGTTGTGCATCACGATGTGGCGGGTCTGGGTAGGCTCGCCGCACATGTGGAACACCACCTGCCCCTCGGGCAGTTCAAAGTAGGTATAAATTTCCATGCGCCGCTCGTGGGTGTGGCTGGGCATCGTGTTCCAGTTGGAACCGGATTCCAGTTCGGTCATACCCATGCTCAGCTGGCAGGTCTTCAGCACATCCGGGTGGATGAACTGATTGATGGTGCGCTTATTGCAGGTCTCGACGCTGCCCAGAGGACGGTGATTTGCATCGGCCATCTTGATCAGGCGGGTCTCGTAAGAGCAATGTGCGGGAGCGGATACCATGTAGAATTTGGCGGGATGCTCCGGGTCGGCGGAAGCAAAGGTGACTTCCTTGGTGCCCTTGGTGATGTACAGGCAGTCCTTGTAGCCCAGCTCGTACTTCACGCCGTCGGCCACCACGATACCGGTGGAATCCTTGCCGATGTTGAACATGCCGATCTCGCGGCGCTCCAGAAAGTAGTGGGTGCCGAAGTTTGCCCACACATCGATGCCCTTGTCGATGGACACGGTCTCGTGCACCGGCATGCAGCCCAGCGTGACCATACGGTCCACATGGCTGTACACAGCAACGACCTCATCGGCCTTGTACAGGCCGGTGATGAGCATTTCGTCCCGCATTTCTTCAGTGGTATAGCGCTTGAAATCCTTCTGGTTGCAGGAGTAGCGGATATCCATTGTGGACTCCTTCCTGCAATTAGCGCTGGATACGGCCGGAACCGTCGCCGCCAGCCAGCTTCTCGACCTCGGACACGGTCATCATGTTGTAGTCGCCCTCGATGGAGTGCTTCAGAGCAGAAGCAGCAACAGCGAACTCAACAGCTTCCTGAGTGGTCTTGCCGGTCAGCAGGCTGTAGATCAGGCCGCCGCCGAAGGAGTCACCGCCGCCAACGCGGTCGATGATCTTCAGCTCGTACTTCTTGGAGAAGCAGTACTCATTGGAAGCAACATCATACAGCATTGCGCTCCAGCCGTTCTCGGAAGCGTTGTGGCTCTCACGCAGGGTGATAGCGACCTTCTCGAAGTGGAACTTGTCAGCCAGCTGCTTAGCCACGCTCTTGTAGCCCTCAGCATTCAGCTTGCCGCCGTAGATATCGGTAGCCTCGGCCTCAATGCCGAACACGTCCTTTGCGTCCTCCTCGTTGGAGATGCACACGTCAACATACTGGCACAGATCGGTCATGGCAGCGCGGGCCTGCTCACGGGTCCACAGCTTGCCGCGATAGTTCAGGTCGCAGCTGATCTTCACGCCGTGAGCCTTAGCAGCCTTGCAGGCCTCGCGGCAGATCTCGACGACATTCTCGCCCAGAGCCGGGGTGATGCCGGTGAAGTGGAACCAGTCCACGCCCTCGAAGATCTTATCCCAATCAAAGTCGGAGGGCTGAGCCAGCTGGATGGCACTGTTGGCACGGTCGTAGATGCAGACGGAACCACGCTGAGAAGCACCCTTCTCGTTGTAGTAGATGCCAACGCGATCGCCGCCGCGGGTGATCATGCTGGTGTCAACGCCGTAACGGCGCAGGCTGTTGACAGCGGCCTGACCGATTGCGTGTGCGGGGAGCTTAGTGACGAAAGCTGCGTCCAGACCGTAGTTGGCCAGAGAAACAGCAACGTTTGCCTCGCCGCCGCCGAAGCTGAACTCCAGGCTGTTAGCCTGAACGAAACGCTCGTAGTTGAACGGCTGCAGACGAACCATCAGTTCGCCAAAAGTAACGACTTTCATTGGTTATTCTCCTTTTATTTACAGGTGTTTATGACCTTCTGCTGCGGGGCATCCCCGGCGCAGCAGGGCTTTCACGGATAGGGGAGCCGGAGCTCAGGCCTGAACCAGGTGGAATGCGAAGCCGCCGATCTCGTCTGCAAAGTAGCAGGCGATGGTCTTGCCGTTCTTCACGACCTTGCTGTCCAGATCGAACTTGGCGCCGCGCTGAGACAGGTGATAGATGGCACGATCCACGTTGTTGCAGCCGATGGCGATGTGGCCATTGGTGCCGCGGCCGGGCTTCTTCATGATCTCGAACTCCTTGTTGCCGACAAAGATGCTGGAATTGCCGGGAGCGACCTTCATGTTCAGCAGGCTGCCGATGAGGTTTGCCAACTTCATGGCCTC
Above is a genomic segment from Faecalibacterium taiwanense containing:
- the mscL gene encoding large conductance mechanosensitive channel protein MscL: MAEKEVKGIKKFFEEFKAFAMRGNVLDMAVGVVIGGAFTAIVNSLVNDIINPAIGLFFNADFSDVGIHVGDVMIGIGSFINAIINFLIVAFVLFVVIKTINALHKKPAEPEAPAEPTTKVCPYCQSEISIKAVRCPHCTSKLEGFPEINN
- a CDS encoding cytochrome C is translated as MKLKNIAIVAAAAALAVGMTACGSSASSTAASSSVASSAAASSEAASSEAASSEAAEPTTAEYTVYNTTGSTVTELYLYDAGSDEKGDNLAGENGLADGENIVITRDVEADKQSDVTYILEFTTEDGQTQSFETLHYEVAPISLLSVDAAAGATPIAFTAPEN
- the kduI gene encoding 5-dehydro-4-deoxy-D-glucuronate isomerase — translated: MDIRYSCNQKDFKRYTTEEMRDEMLITGLYKADEVVAVYSHVDRMVTLGCMPVHETVSIDKGIDVWANFGTHYFLERREIGMFNIGKDSTGIVVADGVKYELGYKDCLYITKGTKEVTFASADPEHPAKFYMVSAPAHCSYETRLIKMADANHRPLGSVETCNKRTINQFIHPDVLKTCQLSMGMTELESGSNWNTMPSHTHERRMEIYTYFELPEGQVVFHMCGEPTQTRHIVMHNEDAVISPSWSIHSGVGTSNYTFIWAMGGENMEFDDMDNIATTDLR
- a CDS encoding gluconate 5-dehydrogenase, with translation MDLSAFNLQGKVALITGGAHGIGFSIAEGMAKCGAAICFNCSSEASLEKGLAAYKAAGIDAHGYVADVSDEDAVNAMVAKIKAEVGPVDILVNNAGLMKRVPMIEMSHADFMRVIDVHVGGAFNCSKAVLPDMMEKREGKIINICSMMSELGRETVSAYAAAKGALKMLTKNIASEYGEYNIQCNGMGPGYIATAQTAPLREVQPDGSRHPFDQFITAKTPAGRWGEPDDMVGPCVFLASHASDFVNGQILYADGGILAYIGRQPK
- a CDS encoding sugar kinase — its product is MKVVTFGELMVRLQPFNYERFVQANSLEFSFGGGEANVAVSLANYGLDAAFVTKLPAHAIGQAAVNSLRRYGVDTSMITRGGDRVGIYYNEKGASQRGSVCIYDRANSAIQLAQPSDFDWDKIFEGVDWFHFTGITPALGENVVEICREACKAAKAHGVKISCDLNYRGKLWTREQARAAMTDLCQYVDVCISNEEDAKDVFGIEAEATDIYGGKLNAEGYKSVAKQLADKFHFEKVAITLRESHNASENGWSAMLYDVASNEYCFSKKYELKIIDRVGGGDSFGGGLIYSLLTGKTTQEAVEFAVAASALKHSIEGDYNMMTVSEVEKLAGGDGSGRIQR